The proteins below are encoded in one region of Ornithinimicrobium avium:
- the recC gene encoding exodeoxyribonuclease V subunit gamma: MTLYVHRAASTGQLADGLAELLATPLEDPFAEEVVAVPAKGVERWLAQRLSHRLGAGQDTAGRPLGDGVCAGVRFLNPHSLVSLVLGVDRDDPWHPDRLAWAVLRAVDASLGEPWAATLATHLGYGMTGTEGGLRRGRRYAVARRLAGLFADYAAQRPAMLADWRAGGAGDGLGGQVADDLAWQPELWRRVLEEVGTEPPDVRHDRVVAALREAGTEGLRLGADLELPGRLSLFGHTRVARSEIEVVSALGEHLDVHLWLPQASPTSWDTRAAGTATGPVPRDEDTSGTLVQHPLLASLGRDSRELQRSLALTGGLDRPAGELLATRDATRGATRDTAGDGDTSTPSLLRMLQDDISGDHLPSDAQRRGRVVPASDRSIQVHACHGQARQVAVLRDVLTDLLEHDPTLEPRDILVMCPDIESYAPLVHAGFGLGEIVGGSTRAHPAHGLRVRLADRAPLHTNPLVALASRLVELAGARATADEVLDLVRAPAVRRRWGLDEDDLERLTDWAEATTVRWGLDATHRAERYQLANLAQNTWAAGVERLLVGAAVDGEDTTHLGQVLALDDLDSGDLELAGRLAELLDRLRDTLLVLRDADTVEEWVTALDRGVQRLADVPLTDAWQLTQLQRQLEGVRAAANARGSLSLALSDVRALLHDQGGGRPTRSGFRTGTLTVCTMVPMRSVPHRVVCLVGLDDGSFPRSSTPDGDDVLARRPVTGERDPRTEDRQLLLDAVMSAGERLVVTYTGFDVHTGQVRPPAVPLGELLDAVRATASGPGVDRILTRHPLQTFDPRNLGATPAGTTPLLPEDQPFSHDPAALDGALARERAAGGRVPLAAQPLGPWPREDVALDDLVRFFANPARAYLRSRLGLLLPETPELRADGIPIELDGLQRWQIGERMLTSVLAGAEATATVDAELWRGELPPDELGRTVMDTLCTEVQTMAEAVWRTTHQGGWGQPLERSSVDVDVALPDGRHVVGTVGDVVVDQPLRVTSSSLKAKHRMEAWLRTLALAGSGRGAHAHVIAKYSWGRNDTGPVHVSYAPPSAEDAARILGELVDLRDRGLSEVIPLPTETSWVWADQFRSSKRESTASAKASFQGWTSARFPKEQDDPSWLRVLGGPVSLEELAGTPGDDERWAEGVQTRLGQLSLRAWSPLMDAETMGRP, from the coding sequence GTGACCTTGTACGTGCACCGCGCGGCCAGCACCGGACAGCTGGCCGACGGTCTCGCCGAGCTCCTCGCGACGCCGCTGGAGGACCCTTTCGCCGAGGAGGTCGTCGCGGTGCCCGCCAAGGGTGTGGAGCGCTGGCTCGCCCAACGGCTCTCGCACCGTCTGGGCGCCGGCCAGGACACGGCCGGCCGACCGCTGGGGGACGGCGTCTGCGCCGGCGTGCGCTTCCTCAACCCGCACTCGCTGGTCTCCCTCGTCCTCGGGGTCGACCGCGACGACCCGTGGCACCCCGACCGGCTCGCGTGGGCCGTGCTGCGCGCCGTCGACGCGAGCCTGGGCGAGCCGTGGGCCGCCACCCTCGCCACCCACCTCGGCTACGGCATGACCGGCACCGAGGGCGGACTGCGTCGCGGGCGCAGGTATGCCGTCGCCCGCCGCCTGGCGGGCCTGTTCGCCGACTACGCCGCCCAGCGGCCCGCGATGCTCGCGGACTGGCGGGCGGGCGGCGCCGGTGACGGGCTGGGCGGGCAGGTCGCCGACGACCTCGCCTGGCAGCCGGAGCTGTGGCGCCGGGTGCTGGAGGAGGTGGGGACCGAGCCGCCGGACGTGCGCCACGACCGGGTGGTCGCGGCGCTGCGCGAGGCCGGCACGGAGGGGCTGCGCCTGGGTGCCGACCTCGAGCTGCCCGGGCGGCTCTCCCTGTTCGGGCACACGCGGGTCGCCCGCAGCGAGATCGAGGTCGTCTCCGCCCTGGGCGAGCACCTCGACGTGCACCTGTGGCTGCCCCAGGCCTCGCCGACCTCGTGGGACACCCGTGCCGCCGGCACAGCCACGGGTCCCGTGCCTCGCGACGAGGACACGTCGGGGACGCTCGTGCAGCACCCGCTCCTGGCCAGCCTGGGGCGGGACTCGCGCGAGCTGCAGCGTTCGCTCGCGCTGACCGGCGGGCTCGACCGGCCCGCGGGCGAGCTCCTCGCCACGAGGGATGCCACGAGGGGCGCCACGAGGGACACGGCCGGAGACGGCGACACGTCCACCCCCAGCCTGCTCCGGATGCTCCAGGACGACATCTCCGGCGACCACCTCCCGTCGGACGCGCAGCGGCGCGGGCGGGTCGTGCCCGCCAGCGACCGCAGCATCCAGGTGCACGCCTGCCACGGCCAGGCGCGCCAGGTCGCGGTGCTGCGCGACGTGCTCACCGACCTGCTCGAGCACGACCCCACCCTTGAGCCGCGCGACATCCTCGTGATGTGCCCCGACATCGAGTCCTACGCGCCCCTGGTCCACGCCGGCTTCGGGCTGGGCGAGATCGTCGGCGGCAGCACCCGCGCGCACCCGGCCCACGGGTTGCGCGTGCGGCTCGCCGACCGGGCCCCCCTCCATACCAACCCGCTGGTGGCGCTCGCCTCCCGGCTGGTGGAGCTGGCAGGCGCGCGCGCCACCGCCGACGAGGTGCTCGACCTGGTGCGCGCGCCCGCGGTGCGCCGCCGCTGGGGCCTGGACGAGGACGACCTGGAGCGGCTGACCGACTGGGCCGAGGCCACCACCGTGCGGTGGGGCCTGGACGCGACGCACCGCGCGGAGCGCTACCAGCTGGCGAACCTCGCGCAGAACACCTGGGCCGCCGGGGTGGAGCGGCTGCTCGTCGGTGCCGCCGTCGACGGCGAGGACACCACCCACCTGGGCCAGGTCCTCGCGCTCGACGACCTCGACAGCGGCGACCTCGAGCTGGCGGGCCGGCTGGCCGAGCTGCTGGACCGGCTGCGCGACACGCTGCTGGTCCTGCGCGACGCCGACACCGTCGAGGAGTGGGTCACGGCGCTGGACCGTGGCGTGCAGCGTCTGGCCGACGTGCCGCTCACCGACGCCTGGCAGCTCACCCAGCTGCAGCGCCAGCTGGAGGGCGTCCGCGCCGCGGCCAACGCGCGCGGCTCGCTCTCGCTCGCGCTCTCCGACGTGCGCGCGCTGCTGCACGACCAGGGCGGCGGCCGTCCGACGCGCTCGGGGTTCCGCACCGGCACGCTCACCGTGTGCACGATGGTCCCGATGCGCTCCGTGCCGCACCGCGTCGTCTGCCTGGTCGGGCTGGACGACGGGAGCTTCCCGCGGTCGAGCACCCCCGACGGCGACGACGTCCTCGCGCGGCGGCCGGTGACCGGCGAGCGCGACCCGCGGACCGAGGACCGCCAGCTGCTGCTGGACGCCGTGATGTCGGCCGGCGAGAGGCTGGTCGTGACCTACACCGGCTTCGACGTGCACACCGGCCAGGTGCGTCCGCCCGCGGTGCCGCTCGGCGAGCTGCTCGACGCGGTCCGGGCGACCGCCTCCGGCCCGGGCGTGGACCGGATCCTCACCCGGCACCCGCTGCAGACCTTCGACCCGCGCAACCTGGGCGCCACTCCCGCCGGGACCACGCCCCTGCTTCCCGAGGACCAGCCGTTCAGCCACGACCCCGCGGCGCTCGACGGGGCGCTGGCCCGCGAGCGCGCTGCCGGCGGGCGGGTGCCGCTGGCCGCGCAGCCGCTGGGTCCGTGGCCTCGCGAGGACGTCGCCCTCGACGACCTCGTGCGCTTCTTCGCCAACCCCGCCCGCGCCTACCTCCGCTCCCGGCTGGGACTGCTGCTGCCCGAGACGCCCGAGCTGCGCGCCGACGGCATACCCATCGAGCTGGACGGCCTGCAGCGCTGGCAGATCGGCGAGCGGATGCTCACCTCGGTGCTGGCCGGCGCGGAGGCGACGGCCACCGTGGACGCCGAGCTGTGGCGCGGCGAGCTGCCGCCGGACGAGCTCGGCAGGACCGTCATGGACACCCTGTGCACCGAGGTGCAGACGATGGCCGAGGCGGTATGGCGCACCACCCACCAGGGAGGCTGGGGCCAGCCGCTGGAGCGCTCGAGCGTCGACGTCGACGTCGCGCTGCCGGACGGGCGGCACGTCGTGGGCACGGTCGGCGACGTCGTCGTCGACCAGCCCCTGAGGGTGACCTCCTCCAGCCTGAAGGCCAAGCACCGGATGGAGGCCTGGTTGCGGACGCTGGCGCTGGCGGGCTCCGGCCGGGGCGCGCACGCGCACGTCATCGCGAAGTACTCCTGGGGCCGGAACGACACGGGACCGGTGCACGTGAGCTATGCACCGCCCTCCGCGGAGGACGCCGCGCGCATCCTGGGCGAGCTCGTGGACCTGCGCGACCGGGGCCTCAGCGAGGTGATCCCCCTGCCGACGGAGACGTCGTGGGTGTGGGCCGACCAGTTCCGCAGCTCGAAGCGGGAGAGCACGGCCAGCGCCAAGGCCTCCTTCCAGGGCTGGACGTCGGCCCGGTTCCCCAAGGAGCAGGACGACCCCTCGTGGCTGCGGGTGCTGGGCGGGCCGGTCTCCCTCGAGGAGCTGGCCGGCACGCCCGGGGACGACGAGCGGTGGGCCGAGGGCGTGCAGACCCGGCTCGGCCAGCTCTCGTTGCGCGCCTGGTCGCCGCTGATGGACGCCGAGACGATGGGCAGGCCCTGA
- a CDS encoding UvrD-helicase domain-containing protein: MDDFSIKGDLPTGTVLLEASAGTGKTWTIAALVTRFVAEGVTPLREMLVVTFSRAASQELRARVREQLLLAERAVAGEIARQGGTEVTDVRRDELLDLLLDCDPAELRLRHRRLREALTDFDAATIATVHQFCQQVLRSLGAAGATDAGAQLVEDLDELLVEVVDDLYLRAFRTRPPAFGRAQALEIARTVVDDVYARVRPTDADVDDPASVPARRARFAEAVRAELDVRKRRLQVMHYNDLLTQLDEALAEEDSPARARMRRRWQVVLVDEFQDTDPIQWSVLERAFSGHCRAMVLIGDPKQAIYGFRGGDVVTYLTAAATAEHRQTLPCNFRSDPGVVTALRHLLGGAALGEDDIVVHPVEPALQGTRLEGAPHASPVRLRQVLAGEHLRGADSIGAVRDHLFPDLALDVAALLGSGATFEGEPVRAHHVAVLAHKGSDLRLAQQALRDVGVPAVMAGGMSVLQTPAAQDWLALLEAMVAPHRSGLTRAAALTDLLGFSALDLDAGGEEVDDELAGLTRDLAAVYGRQGIAAVMEQLVVRGLAPRVLGRVGGERDLTDLVHLAELLHEAGRNDQLGLTALLDWLRTQMAEDVPTSVSALTRRLDSDAAAVQLMTIHGSKGLQFPVVYLPALADRFVHETPRIPRGHEADPGRSRFLDVGGPGGPTWKDSVRLAKDEESGESLRTLYVAMTRAQSQVVTWWAPTGRNTARSPLHRVLFGRAPGGAAVPETAKVPDDAGATATLQAWADLGAIALERADHAPLADVPPPDRTGDLALAPWTRHVDHEWRRTSYTGLSTPREEAGALTGGVSSEPEVVPREDEPDTVDPVLDTAPLLPGLETTLPGSDLPSPMADLPVGATFGSLVHAVLEHADPDAAHGLPAELAGHVAEQAAWWPVHDLDPEALTAALVAVHDTPLGPLAGGVTLRDVPVSDRLRELDFELPLGGGDLRRTPAAEATLLGDLVPLLRAHLPTGDPVRAWADVLDASPELAAQQLRGYLTGSVDVVLRTGGRYLVVDYKTNWLGRAEEPLTAADYRPEKLEEAMGHSSYPLQALLYAVVAHRFLRWRLRGYDPGRHLGGVLYLYVRGMCGPDTPVVDGHPCGVFSWKPPVALVLAVSDLLDGAKGAAA; encoded by the coding sequence ATGGACGACTTCTCGATCAAGGGCGACCTGCCCACCGGCACCGTGCTCCTCGAGGCGAGCGCCGGCACCGGCAAGACCTGGACGATCGCCGCGCTGGTGACCCGCTTCGTGGCCGAGGGGGTGACGCCGCTGCGGGAGATGCTCGTGGTGACCTTCAGCCGCGCCGCCAGCCAGGAGCTGAGGGCGCGGGTGCGCGAGCAGCTCCTCCTCGCCGAGCGCGCGGTCGCCGGCGAGATCGCCCGGCAGGGCGGCACCGAGGTCACGGACGTCCGGCGCGACGAGCTCCTCGACCTGCTGCTCGACTGCGACCCTGCGGAGCTGCGCCTGCGCCACCGGCGGCTGCGCGAGGCCCTCACCGACTTCGACGCGGCCACGATCGCCACCGTCCACCAGTTCTGCCAGCAGGTGCTGCGCAGCCTTGGCGCCGCCGGGGCGACCGACGCCGGCGCCCAGCTGGTGGAGGACCTCGACGAGCTGCTCGTCGAGGTCGTCGACGACCTCTACCTGCGGGCCTTCCGCACGCGCCCGCCGGCCTTCGGGCGGGCCCAGGCCCTGGAGATCGCGCGCACCGTGGTCGACGACGTCTACGCCCGGGTGCGGCCCACGGACGCCGACGTCGACGATCCCGCGAGCGTCCCGGCCCGCCGTGCCCGTTTCGCCGAGGCGGTCCGCGCCGAGCTGGACGTGCGCAAGCGCCGCCTCCAGGTCATGCACTACAACGACCTGCTCACCCAGCTCGACGAGGCGCTGGCGGAGGAGGACTCCCCGGCCCGGGCACGGATGCGCCGCCGCTGGCAGGTCGTGCTCGTCGACGAGTTCCAGGACACCGACCCGATCCAGTGGTCGGTGCTGGAGCGGGCGTTCTCCGGGCACTGCCGGGCGATGGTGCTCATCGGCGACCCCAAGCAGGCGATCTACGGCTTCCGCGGCGGCGACGTGGTCACCTACCTGACGGCCGCGGCGACCGCCGAGCACCGCCAGACCCTGCCCTGCAACTTCCGGTCGGACCCCGGAGTGGTCACCGCGCTGCGCCACCTGCTGGGCGGGGCGGCCCTGGGCGAGGACGACATCGTCGTGCACCCGGTCGAGCCGGCGCTGCAGGGCACCAGGCTCGAGGGGGCGCCGCACGCCTCACCCGTGCGGCTGCGGCAGGTGCTGGCCGGGGAGCACCTGCGCGGGGCGGACAGCATCGGCGCCGTGCGCGACCACCTCTTCCCCGACCTCGCGCTCGACGTCGCCGCGCTGCTGGGCTCCGGCGCGACCTTCGAGGGCGAGCCGGTCAGGGCGCACCACGTGGCGGTCCTCGCCCACAAGGGCAGCGACCTGCGGCTGGCGCAGCAGGCGTTGCGCGACGTCGGCGTCCCGGCGGTGATGGCCGGCGGGATGTCGGTGCTCCAGACGCCCGCGGCCCAGGACTGGCTGGCCCTCCTGGAGGCGATGGTCGCCCCGCACCGCTCCGGGCTCACCCGGGCCGCCGCCCTCACCGACCTGCTCGGGTTCTCAGCCCTCGACCTGGACGCCGGCGGCGAGGAGGTCGACGACGAGCTGGCCGGGCTGACGCGCGACCTCGCCGCCGTCTACGGCCGGCAGGGGATCGCCGCGGTGATGGAGCAGCTCGTGGTCCGCGGGCTGGCCCCGCGCGTGCTCGGGCGGGTCGGCGGCGAGCGCGACCTCACCGACCTCGTGCACCTTGCCGAGCTGCTGCACGAGGCCGGCCGCAACGACCAGCTGGGCCTCACGGCGCTGCTGGACTGGCTGCGCACCCAGATGGCGGAGGACGTGCCGACGTCTGTCTCGGCGCTCACCCGCCGGCTGGACAGCGACGCCGCCGCCGTGCAGCTGATGACCATCCACGGCAGCAAGGGGCTGCAGTTCCCCGTCGTCTACCTGCCCGCGCTGGCCGACCGCTTCGTCCACGAGACCCCGCGGATCCCCCGCGGCCACGAGGCCGACCCCGGCCGCAGCCGCTTCCTCGACGTCGGCGGCCCCGGGGGCCCGACCTGGAAGGACTCGGTCCGGCTGGCCAAGGACGAGGAGTCGGGCGAGTCGCTGCGGACGCTCTACGTCGCGATGACGCGGGCCCAGTCCCAGGTCGTCACCTGGTGGGCACCGACCGGGCGCAACACCGCCCGCTCCCCCCTGCACCGGGTCCTCTTCGGCCGCGCACCCGGCGGGGCCGCCGTCCCCGAGACCGCGAAGGTCCCCGACGACGCCGGCGCGACCGCCACGCTGCAGGCCTGGGCCGACCTCGGAGCGATCGCCCTCGAGCGCGCCGACCACGCCCCGCTCGCCGACGTGCCCCCGCCCGACCGCACCGGCGACCTGGCCCTCGCCCCGTGGACCCGGCACGTCGACCACGAGTGGCGGCGCACGTCCTACACCGGGCTGTCGACCCCGCGCGAGGAGGCGGGCGCGCTGACCGGGGGCGTGAGCAGCGAGCCCGAGGTGGTGCCCCGCGAGGACGAGCCGGACACCGTCGACCCCGTCCTCGACACGGCCCCGCTGCTGCCGGGGCTGGAGACGACGCTCCCCGGCTCCGACCTCCCCTCCCCGATGGCCGACCTGCCGGTCGGGGCGACCTTCGGCTCGCTCGTGCACGCGGTCCTGGAGCACGCCGACCCGGACGCCGCGCACGGCCTGCCGGCCGAGCTGGCCGGGCACGTCGCGGAGCAGGCGGCCTGGTGGCCGGTGCACGACCTGGACCCCGAGGCGCTGACCGCCGCGCTCGTCGCGGTCCACGACACCCCGCTCGGGCCGCTCGCCGGCGGCGTCACCCTGCGGGACGTCCCCGTCTCGGACCGGCTGCGCGAGCTGGACTTCGAGCTGCCGCTCGGCGGCGGCGACCTGCGCCGCACACCGGCGGCGGAGGCCACCCTCCTCGGCGACCTCGTCCCGCTGCTGCGCGCCCACCTGCCGACCGGCGACCCCGTCCGGGCCTGGGCGGACGTGCTCGACGCCAGCCCCGAGCTGGCTGCCCAGCAGCTGCGCGGCTACCTCACCGGGTCGGTGGACGTGGTGCTGCGCACCGGTGGGCGCTACCTCGTCGTCGACTACAAGACCAACTGGCTCGGCCGCGCCGAGGAGCCGCTGACCGCCGCGGACTACCGCCCGGAGAAGCTGGAGGAGGCGATGGGCCACTCGTCCTACCCGCTGCAGGCCCTCCTGTACGCCGTCGTCGCGCACCGCTTCCTGCGGTGGCGGCTGCGGGGCTACGACCCCGGCCGGCACCTGGGCGGGGTCCTCTACCTCTACGTGCGCGGGATGTGCGGCCCGGACACCCCCGTCGTCGACGGGCACCCCTGCGGGGTCTTCTCCTGGAAGCCCCCGGTCGCGCTGGTGCTCGCCGTGTCCGACCTGCTCGACGGGGCGAAGGGAGCAGCGGCATGA
- the recD gene encoding exodeoxyribonuclease V subunit alpha, translating into MTALELFEPTDEHDRRLAQTTQGLLGRFNAAGVLTAADVHVARTLARATREQDEAAVLAAALASRAVRSGSVAISLAALAAAGAAALPDLPWPDAQEWQEQVTGSKLVGQGAIVVDQGLVYLQRYHHQEVQVVEDLRTRAALDAPQVDEPVLDSGLGRIFPGEGYAEQRAAARTLLRARTAVLTGGPGTGKTTTVAGVLALLAEQADAAGERALRVGLAAPTGKAAARVRAAVADALDGILARTTDPRTRAVVEPLRDVEAMTLHRLLGWNPRSRSRFRHHRTNRLPHDVVLVDEASMVSLTHMARLLEALRPTARLVLVGDADQLVSVDAGAVLADLVAGAELAGAELAGAELAGAEVTGEGTGAEVTGEGTGAEVTDEGAGGRAPLVVTRLRTVHRFGETIGALADALRRGDADGVVGALSAGSGEVEWVRQTEDTAYLRDLVTGHAREVLAAARRGDAPAALEALGRHRLLCAHRSGPQGVSTWNRLTETWLREEAGLASYDPMYVGRPLLVTANDYVTGVLNGDTGVVVASHKPDGTPVRMAVIEGPTGAQRFAPGRLGEVETMHAMTIHKAQGSQAAEITVLLPEADSPLLTRELFYTAVTRAQQKVRVVASEDVVRAAVERRVVRASGLRQRLSAEDVGPPAALLRAGTAPPGAG; encoded by the coding sequence ATGACAGCGCTGGAGCTCTTCGAGCCCACCGACGAGCACGACCGCCGCCTAGCGCAGACCACGCAGGGGCTGCTCGGCCGGTTCAACGCCGCAGGCGTCCTCACCGCGGCCGACGTGCACGTCGCCCGGACGCTGGCCCGCGCCACCCGCGAGCAGGACGAGGCCGCGGTGCTCGCTGCCGCGCTGGCCAGCCGGGCCGTCCGCTCCGGCTCGGTGGCGATCAGCCTGGCGGCGCTGGCCGCCGCCGGGGCGGCGGCGCTGCCCGACCTGCCGTGGCCCGACGCGCAGGAGTGGCAGGAGCAGGTGACCGGCTCCAAGCTGGTCGGGCAGGGGGCGATCGTCGTCGACCAGGGCCTGGTGTACCTCCAGCGCTACCACCACCAGGAGGTCCAGGTCGTCGAGGACCTGCGCACCCGCGCCGCCCTCGACGCCCCCCAGGTGGACGAGCCGGTGCTCGACTCGGGGCTGGGGCGCATCTTCCCCGGCGAGGGGTATGCCGAGCAGCGCGCCGCCGCGCGCACCCTCCTGCGAGCCCGGACGGCCGTGCTCACCGGTGGCCCCGGCACCGGCAAGACGACGACGGTGGCCGGGGTGCTCGCCCTGCTGGCCGAGCAGGCCGATGCCGCGGGCGAGCGTGCCCTGCGGGTCGGGCTGGCCGCCCCCACCGGCAAGGCCGCGGCCCGCGTCCGGGCCGCCGTGGCCGACGCCCTGGACGGGATCCTCGCCCGCACCACCGACCCGCGGACCCGGGCGGTCGTCGAGCCGCTCAGGGACGTCGAGGCGATGACGCTGCACCGGTTGCTCGGCTGGAACCCCCGCAGCCGCAGCCGTTTCCGGCACCACCGCACCAACCGGCTCCCCCACGACGTGGTGCTCGTCGACGAGGCCTCGATGGTCTCGCTCACGCACATGGCACGGCTGCTCGAGGCGCTGCGCCCCACCGCCCGGCTCGTCCTGGTCGGCGACGCCGACCAGCTGGTGTCGGTCGACGCCGGCGCCGTGCTGGCCGACCTCGTGGCCGGCGCAGAGCTGGCCGGCGCCGAGCTGGCCGGCGCCGAGCTGGCCGGCGCCGAGGTCACCGGTGAGGGGACGGGCGCCGAGGTCACCGGTGAGGGGACGGGCGCCGAGGTCACCGATGAGGGGGCGGGCGGGAGGGCCCCGCTGGTCGTCACCCGGCTGCGCACCGTCCACCGCTTCGGGGAGACCATCGGGGCGCTGGCCGACGCGCTTCGCAGGGGCGACGCGGACGGCGTGGTGGGCGCCCTGTCCGCGGGCTCCGGCGAGGTGGAGTGGGTGCGCCAGACGGAGGACACCGCATACCTGCGGGACCTGGTGACCGGGCACGCCCGCGAGGTGCTGGCCGCGGCCCGCAGGGGGGACGCCCCGGCCGCGCTCGAGGCGTTGGGGCGGCACCGCCTGCTGTGCGCGCACCGCAGCGGGCCGCAGGGGGTCTCGACGTGGAACCGGCTCACCGAGACCTGGCTGCGCGAGGAGGCCGGGCTGGCCTCCTACGACCCGATGTACGTCGGCCGGCCGCTGCTGGTGACCGCCAACGACTACGTGACCGGGGTGCTCAACGGCGACACGGGCGTGGTCGTCGCCTCGCACAAGCCGGACGGGACCCCGGTGCGGATGGCCGTGATCGAGGGGCCGACCGGGGCGCAGCGCTTCGCGCCCGGCCGGCTCGGCGAGGTGGAGACGATGCACGCGATGACCATCCACAAGGCGCAGGGCAGCCAGGCCGCCGAGATCACCGTGCTGCTGCCCGAGGCGGACTCCCCGCTGCTGACCCGCGAGCTCTTCTACACCGCCGTGACGCGCGCCCAGCAGAAGGTGCGCGTCGTCGCCTCCGAGGACGTGGTCCGGGCAGCGGTGGAGCGTCGCGTGGTGCGGGCGAGCGGCCTGCGGCAGCGGTTGTCCGCCGAGGACGTCGGCCCGCCCGCGGCGTTGCTGCGCGCGGGCACGGCGCCGCCCGGTGCAGGATGA
- a CDS encoding alpha/beta hydrolase: MDVRDLRPPVEDGPWPPATHHPPLDHPPPEGARTWTGLTYAMVDGYRPMVLDLHVPLAALRPPVVLWVHGGGWREGDRRLVPLQWGQQRLFQRLVDAGLAVATVDYRLLAESSLPGPVHDVVAAVRYLRRYADELGVDASRLALWGESAGAHLAAVVALAAGQAHPDQWLLGSTGVGHGPAGVTALVGWYGVYDLTLLPSLVAMLWPDTPAYEREELARRLSPVRMVAPDSPPMLLLHGEADTLVPVDQSVRLHEAARAAGARSELEVSPGSEHVFAGEPVEPRWERTVDFLAQHLR; encoded by the coding sequence ATGGACGTCCGTGACCTGCGCCCGCCCGTCGAGGACGGCCCCTGGCCGCCCGCGACCCACCACCCGCCGCTGGACCACCCGCCGCCGGAGGGCGCGCGCACCTGGACCGGCCTGACCTACGCGATGGTCGACGGCTACCGCCCGATGGTGCTCGACCTGCACGTGCCGCTGGCGGCCCTGCGCCCACCGGTCGTCCTGTGGGTGCACGGCGGCGGCTGGCGCGAGGGCGACCGGCGCCTCGTGCCGCTCCAGTGGGGTCAGCAGCGCCTGTTCCAGCGGCTGGTGGACGCCGGTCTCGCCGTCGCCACCGTCGACTACCGGCTGCTGGCGGAGTCGAGCCTGCCGGGGCCGGTGCACGACGTCGTCGCCGCGGTCCGCTACCTGCGCAGGTATGCCGACGAGCTCGGCGTCGACGCCTCCCGCCTCGCGCTGTGGGGCGAGTCGGCCGGCGCCCACCTGGCCGCGGTCGTCGCCCTGGCCGCCGGCCAGGCGCACCCCGACCAGTGGTTGCTGGGGTCCACCGGCGTCGGTCACGGGCCAGCCGGCGTCACCGCTCTCGTGGGCTGGTACGGCGTCTACGACCTGACCCTGCTTCCCTCCCTGGTGGCGATGCTCTGGCCGGACACCCCCGCCTACGAGCGTGAGGAGCTGGCCAGGCGGCTGTCACCGGTGCGCATGGTGGCGCCGGACTCCCCGCCGATGCTGCTGCTGCACGGCGAGGCCGACACGCTGGTGCCGGTCGACCAGTCGGTGCGCCTGCACGAGGCCGCCCGCGCCGCTGGTGCCCGCAGCGAGCTCGAGGTCTCGCCGGGCTCGGAGCACGTCTTCGCCGGCGAGCCGGTGGAGCCGCGCTGGGAACGCACCGTGGACTTCCTGGCCCAGCACCTGCGCTGA